tccgcctgccgatgcaggggacacgggttcgtgccccggtccgggaagatcccacatgccgcagagtggctgggcccgtgagccatggccgctaagcctgcgcgtccggagcctgtgctccgcaacgggagaggccacaacagtgagaggcccgcgtaccgcaaaaaaaaaaaaaaaaaaaaggcgaaaTTTCCTTTGAAGATAAAGGCAAAGTTAATTACATTTCCTcctaaatatatcagaaatatttGACTAATGAGGCTACTGAATTATTAGAGCATGCTATTAATAACATGAAAATTCATGTTTACACTGACAGCAAGTGAAATGAGAAGGCTCTTTTAAAGTTTCTCtcaaaaaaaagtaaaggcaTGAGTCAGCGTTTGCCATGTATGTGTAGAAAACAAGCCAACAGGAGAGGAGTGACTATGAACATACCACCTGGGGAAAAGCTGTCTGTCCCCAAAGGGCCTCCTTTGGCCTCCCTGCCGCTGACACCTAATTGTCAGGGCGTCAAAAATAGacatctctatctctgtctctgtctctccctctccctccttctctctcccccactccctccccttctcccctaccctcccttcctcttcctcttccttactCACCCACCCAAGGCATACAGCAAATATCTATATCCCAAGTGCTAACTTATTCATTGATAATGTAGTACAATTAAAATTGTTGCTGACTATTCAAGTCAGCAAAATATCCGCAGTTCCATCAGAGAGTGAAATCATTGCCACAAGTCTGCTGCGTTAGCATGGACTCGGAACAAAGGGTAGTTAACAAGATTACCCAACTAATTCAAGCACTTGCAAAAATGGGCCCCCTGCATCCATCTCCATGGGAGGAAAGGCCTTGCTGCTGGGATGGAAACGCTCAAATCTGCTGCCCAAGCTCCTCTCCTTGCACAGCTCTTGGGGGCACGTGGCCAATGTTTGCCTCTGTGACTCACTCATCTAAAAGATGTGGTGTTTCCTTATGTTTTCTATTGTATACGTTTTTATATACTTCTATTATATGTTTCCATATAGTTTCTATTACATATGAACCCATTAAATCAGATTACAATGAGGACATCTTGatctagaaatgatttttttttttttttttttttttttttttttttgcggtacgcgggcttctcactgttgtggcctctcccgctgcggagcacaagctctggacgtgcaggctcagcggccatggctcacgggcccagccgctccgcggcacgtgggatcttcccggactgggaacccgtgtcccctgcattggcaggtggactctcaaccactgcgccaccagggaagccctagaaatgattttttaaagtgactTTACCCAACTTTTAATCTGTaagaaataattccaaaatttagTTCTCAAAAGATAATGTTATATCTCCCATTTCCAAATTACAATATAAAGCCTTACTTTAACCTGCATGTATTGATACGCAATATATTGTTCATTAACAACCAGACTGAAAATGATAGCATATAATCtcaattgcattttttaaatgaaatgaaaaaaagtgacTGTGTAAGCAGCTAGAAAAGAGCCGCCCAACTCTATTTCTGGTGAATTAAAAAGACAGAACATACTGAGCCATACTTATGTACATCTGCTTAATCTTCTCAAAGGTACAGAAAATATCATTCCTCAACAGCACTTacgaagttttatatttttgtttacacCTAACGTTGTTTTATAATCAGGTATTAACAGGGCTCTTCCATTCTTAACTCATTCCCAGGCCctacttccctcccccactccatccACTCAAAGATTTCAAGCTCTTTCTGAACAAGAACCGTGTCTGGTCTAGGTTACATCCTTTAGACCTGTCCACGATAGGCACCTTAATGTTAGCAGAATGGATTATGTGAGTGAATACATCCTCACACAACTCAGATAACTTTAGATAAAACTGTCTTTTAACAGTTTCCTAAAGCACTTAGGCCATTTTCAATTGAACACCaaagatacaaaatcaattcCTATCGCTGATTTCTTGGGTTTTTTAGcacaattttaaactttaaatagttcaacacttagggacttccctggtggtacagtggataaggctccatgctcccaatgcgaaggacccaggttcaatccctggtcagggaactagatcccacatgcatgccgcaactaagagttcacatgccacaactgaggagcccgcgtgcctcaactaaggatCTAgagagccgcaactaaggagcctgtgagctacaactaaggagcccacgtgccacaactaagacccagtacaaccaaataaataaatattaaaaaaaatagttcaacACTTAGACTTTGTTTATCCCCATGATTTACTGACTTTCAGGGCTAAGTGTCATTAAGAGAGAGTCTCAGCTATAAGTACCTATGTGATTACTTAAGAAGGCACAATGCTAGGCCACAGCAAGTGACCGCTTGAGAAGACAATTCACATTAATAGGAACAGAGATGGAGACTAGTATATTATCCTTCCTGCTTACACTCAAAAGACCTTCCTCCACCTTAGTTTTCTCTGACTACTAATAGGATAATCAGAGAGTCTGtatgggagagagaggagaggtttGCTCAATATCACAAAGATTCCTTCTATAAGGCCTGGTTTGGGCTGACATCTCTTTAATGTACGTTCTGTTTTGGcctaatatactttatttttccttttgcaacCATGAAATGTTCTTGTGTGCATAATTATAGAATACAACCAGTGTAacgaaataataaaatagtataaacACTATAAGCTAATAAAACAAGTACTAAAACGTGCTGAGTCATGGTATATTTGGTATATATCTTAGGCATattttactgcaataaaaaaaatatcagaGTAACCTGTACAGGACAGAAGACTAACATTGTGAGACAGTACATATGCTGTCTATTACCACTGCATAATGGGACCCAGGTGAAGGAAGATTCCAACATCCTGACAAAGGCACCAAAGAAATTAaagcatcaaaaaacaaacaaacaaagtcagACATTAAAAGGGAGGAATTCTGCATGCCATGGTAAAGCTGCttctttttaccaaaaaaaaaaggaaaatgtcaaaatCATTTCCATATCCCTTTGAACCACAGTGTcaaattattcttcttttaatgtaTCCATTACCCATGGTATACAAGAAACCCTCCCTTGAAAATAGGAATGCACCAGAGAAAAGAtattccaaaaggcaagaaaattacATAGTGGACAAACACAACCATCCAATGTGGCATCATAATCTAAGCACACTTGTCTCAAACGAGAGCTAGGCTGCAGTGATGGTTCAAACTCTCCTTACCTAAAGGAATGTGAAAAGGCTTGCAATCTGCAAGAAGCCAGAgtaagcattaaaaaagaaaggaagttctggtaaatctaaaacaattaaataacctactttttaaaagttgtgtaAGGTTTTAACTGAATTCTAAAGGGCTACACAATCGAGtcagcacagaaagaaaagagagcacCTAAGAGAAGTATATATAACTGTCAAAAGGGTTTAAGAGAGCTGTGTTTATTACATTGTGTTGAAAATGATAACAGTCCAAATACAATGAGCAAGtcatttggtttttttggtaCAAAGCATAATATCAATTAGCCAAACTTATTCAACCAACAAAATTCTGGTTGTAAAATCTACTTTCCCCACAAACGGAAAACACAAAGTCATGCAATCTGAAGGATtggtttttttaaacacaaatctTTCATGCCAACAGAAGCACAGACGATTTAATCCACATTTGTCATTTTTAGCACTATTTTAATCCACAGGGTGGGTGGTGCAAGGCATGGGTGGACACAAAAGCACTGTGAAGTGGTTTTACCAAAATGGCCAGGAAAATTCTGCAGACGcactgaaaatataaatacaaaacaaaaagcaacagcTCAAAACAAGATTTGGGCCTTGGCAGGAACATAAATGGTACAAAGCAATGCACAAACGAGCATGTTGTAAGCACACCATAGGATAAAGATGCACCTCCCGGAAGTGCAGGCAGGATTCGTTGCTCCCGGACTCATCCCCATCAGACACCAGGCTCCGCCCACAACCACAGGTTTGCAAACACATACTTACCCGGTGTGATCAAGAACGACTTAAAGGACAAAATTCACAACCAGAATTTTTCAACAACCTTAAATGTATTCATAAGATGATCAGTTTGAAGGCtatgcctaaaagaatttagggAAGCATTTCGGGTCCTGGTTTGAAGGAATGCCCTCCCTCACTCAAACAGAGAGGAATCCAGCATCAGCCAGAACCAGACAGGAAACAAACGCAACCATGATAACAGATTTTAATTTGCCTCAGCTTAATTAAGCCAGGAAAAATGAGGACGTACTTTACGTCTTCCAGCTTTTTGGTGATGACTGATCCAACAGATGAAAAAGCAGCTGAAGCCTTCTGTCCAGCCTGAGATAAGGTTTCAGAGGTCTTCTTGTAcctatattaatttataaaagaacaaagcaaagaaAGTAAGCTAACCTTTCCAGTATCCATTATTTAGAATTCAGTGATGACCACCCTCTTGagaactctcaaaaaaaaaatttagaacatCTAAAACTCTTCACAGCCACCAGGTCAGCATCATCACATCCACCGGGTCAGCATCACCACATCATCTTTTACTTAACCATCATTTCAGATACAACCTTCTCCAGTGCTCTAGGACAGCCAGAAAGATAGAGGCCTATAAAGGCGGGGCCAAAGAAATCCGAGTAAGGGCTAAAAATAGTCATGGAGCCAAGATCAAAATGAGCCATAGGTTGAATGAAATtatgtctctttattttttcccttttccacttaagctaaataaaacaaaaatgaaatcagattCCTCACATGTCTTTCACAACTTTATCTCCTAAAAAGGGGCCAGAAGCAAGGTAGGACCCATGGGTACTTTTTTATTATCCAAATCAATTTTGGGggcataaagattttttttgaattttgcatATCTGTTGAGCTATCAAATAAGGACCAGTGTATTCTCAACGGGGTACGTAAAAGGTACAATACTTCAAATGACTTGAGTGGGATATTTGCTATAGCACAAAGGTATAATTGaccatctccctcctcccatctACACAGGGATTAGTGGagggaaaaactaaaacaaaaatgagagaatATGGTACTTGCACCAAAGAGGTTAAGATCCCCACATTGTAGAAAGGAATGCTCAGGCATTTTTACTTACCCCGTCAAGAtcaaatactaaaaacaaaaaaacaacccagtttaTGATGATACAAAGAATGGTGTCCTGCATGTTTCCCACTGCCTACTTATATGGGCAGAAAGTGGAGGTGGTCACCCTCGTGCTGTCATGTCAGGATGCAGTCAGCCTCACTGCTGCTGGTCACCAGCTCAGCAGATGGAACTGAACAGAGAACACAGTTCGGAGACTGTCACTACAAGCCTGCTCCTCCTTGTGTCGGGAAACAAAACTGCATCATGACAATGTTGGATCAAAACCGTGTGACCAAAAGACCAAAAGATTAAGGGGTGGTCCTCTGCCACCAGCATACATCAGAGATGGTGACCTGagaatcatatggtatgtatagaacagggtaaaaaaaaaaaagactggctcTGTACTGGgccagacctgagttcaaatcctgcctccctACTTTGAGAGGTTTGTGACCTCAAAACTTATCTGCTCCTGTTTCCTTATCTAGGGCTATCTCACTACCCACTCTACTGGGTTATTCTGAGGATTAAGAGACTCATGTATATATCTGGTAAGTCGATATATAACGTTTTTAGAGctcagattttatttcttcaactCACGTATGAGgctggttttctttctgttccctaGAACAGTCTGAAAGACTGAAGTTAGAGAAGGGTCAGATACACTTGAGAATGGGGGGACAGGGGGTGGAACGGGCAGTGCCCTGCGCAGTACAGAGAAAAGCTGCAGAAACGTCCTCTGCGTTTCGATCCCGTCCCCACACAAAAAGGGCAAAGTGTCCTTTACAGTTTCTAGAACAATGTAGAATCAAGGGAACATACGCAGACGTGGCTGTCACATCTTGCCACCCTTTGGCGATGTTCTGTTTTAGTTCCTGGAGCGAATTGATCCCGAGTTTCCGCTTGATCTCCGTTAGGTGCTTCTCTTTTGCTGCTAACACTTGAGACAGAGTCTGGATTTCTTCTTCTACCTGTGAGGAAGAGGGTTGGGGTAGGTATACAGTCATTCAAAAAGTTAAGATGGTTAGCACAAAACTATACTCAAAATTCTAGtcatcttaaaacatttttgattCATTTATCTGCCTCTTTAAAAACAACATATGATACATTGTTACGTAAACCAGTTTACACGTTGATCTCTCCTGTAAAGctgctttcctctcttctctataTTTCCATCTTGAGTCGTCCCCAGTTACCTCACAGAGGCTGAGGGCTCAAACCCCCACGCAGATAATATTCAAACTAACAGCCACTCTCCCGACTGCTGGGTCTGCATTGCCAGCTGAACACTGCTGCTTGAATGCCCATAAAAACCCACATCTGTGTATTAAGTCAAACTAATCTCCATCCCCACCAAAATACACACAACCATGCCAAATCAAAATCCAACTTTCTTGCATATTTCATAGGAGTTTATACTCTAGTATAAACTGGAGCTCACACTGTCAGCCTCCGTACCTGCTGAAGTCACAAGCATAAATAAACCACACCGTCTCCCCCAGAGAGTCCTGCAGAGGTGTGGACCCTCTGATGCTGACTGACCAGCCTCAGCTTGGTGGTTAGAAATGGGCTCCCAACCCAAGGTCAGCCAACCCATCAAGTGGCCACCAGCCAGTCTCATTCAGGAACGTagtttaagggcttccctggtggcgcggtggttaagaatccgcctgccaatgcaggggacacgggttcgagccctggtctgggacgatcccacatgccgcggagcaactaagcctgtgcgccacaactactgagcctgcgctctaaagcccacgagccacaactactgaagcccacgcacctagagcccgtgctctgcaaccagagaagccaccgcaatgagaagcccgcgcactgcaacgaagagtagcccccgctcacccgaactagagaaagcctgcgcacagcatcgaagactcaatgcagccaaaaataaataaataaataaataaataaataaataaataaataaatataaagaatgtaGTTTGAGAAACTATGATCACACTGAGAGTAGAAGTTTGGATAAAGAAGCCCTGAGATACAGGTGGGGCTCAGTGAGATTTTGAGATGTTACAGAAGCTTAAATATACCTGAGGAGGCCAAAACTATAAACAGaagctatgaagaaaaaaaaaaaaagccttacaGAGTAGAGGAAAAGCCTAAGCCAGGATAACAGAGGGAAAGGGCAGACCCacagagaggaagagacaccTGGTGGAAAAGACTTTTGTCCCAGGAAGTTGAAAAACTGGGTCCCTAAAGTACAGTTGGCCTTCTGTATCCacgggttccacatccacagacgCAACTAACTGCAGACTGAAAATATTcggaaaaaaaaagttccataaaaacaaaacctgaacTTGCCACGTGCCGGCAGCTatctacatagcatttacatcgtacttatatagcatttacattgccttaggtattataagtaatcgaGAGACGATTTAAAGCGTATGGAAGGACGTGCATAGGttttatgcaaatactacaccattttataaaaGGGACTTGAGCGTCTGTGGATTTTGATATCCACAGGGGTCCTGGGATGAACCCCCTGCAGATAGCGAGGGACGACCATACAGTCATTAATATTCAAGACCCTTAGAAGAATGCTTCTCTTGGCTTGTGGCAAAGCCATATTCTTAGTCTCGACCTACACAACACTTCTATGAGCTCAAAGACAACATGGCCTGTAAAAACAACAGAGTATTGTTAAGCGAACTGACAGTActcaacaaaaggaaagaaggataaATCAAATGTGATGTGGCTGCAgctgccaaagaaaaaaaaaaaaagaataacatactcTCAGATGGCCTTAATTAGAATACAGGCCCATAACAAAAATAATCCTCTGTGCTTATGAGACAGGACCACACATACTGTACCCTTTTGGGAAGTCACAGTTTGAGAAGTATATTGACAAAGTGGAATATGAGAAGAAAAGGGCAACAGTGATGAATAAGGTTCAAAATCAAgtaaattaaatgacttgccctaAGTCACCAAACTGATAATGTAGGAACCAGAATTTTAACTCAGGTTTTCTGAGCCCACTTCTCAGTTTACTGGCTAATTCTCATTACACATCGTTGGCTTTCTAATATTTCTCTTTACCTGAACTCCAAATTTCAGATACTTCAAAGACTAGACTTAAAGGTTAAGTTTTCTACCCCTTGACCCATCCCTGAGGTATTCACTTGCCCTAATGAATGTTAGAAAGAAAGGCCACTGTAAATCTTTCTGAACAATACATGACCCAGTACGTTCCCTGCTTTTGTTGTTGACTGTGCTATTAACATACCTACCTAGCTCAAGCTCGGGATACCGTAGCAATAATTCCTTAATTATGGAATAATGAGTGGAAAagttactacaaagctatggtaattaaGATTGTGTTGTAGaattaagagtccagaaataaacctgcacatttatggtcaactgattttcaaccaAGGTACCAAGATAAGTCAGTAGAAAAGAGtagttttttttcccacaaatggtgctgggacaactgaattTCCATATGCAAAGGAATGAGGTTGGATCCCTAAGTcagaccatatataaaaattaagatagatcagaaatctaaatgaaaaagctaaacaataaaactcttagaagaaaacacagaggtaaATCTTAATAACCTTGGATTAGGCAGCATCTCTTAGATATGATACCTcaagcacaagcaaccaaagaaaaaatagataaattgacatcctcaaaatttaaaactgatgTGTTTCAAAGGCCAGCATcatgaaagtaaaaagacaactaaaagaatggggaaaatacttgcaaattatatatctgataagggtctagaatgcaaaatacataaagagcacttacaactcaataacagaaaggcaaataatccaattaaaatggACAatggatttaaatagacattctgccaaagaagatatataaatgaccaataatcatatgaaaagatggcCAATACCATTCATTAGtaattagagaagtgcaaatgagatactacttcacccccactaggatggctgtaatcaaaaagacaaacaataacaagtgctgacaaggatgtagagaaattggaaccccccatacattgctggtgggaatgtaaaattgtgcagtTTGGCAGCAAAACAGTTCaatagttcctcaaaaagttaaacatggagttaccatatgacccagaaattccattcttAGGTATATaataagagaactgaaaacatatgttcaaacaaaaacctgtacatgaatgttcacagtagcatgattcataatagccaaaaagtagaaacaatctaaatatccaacaactgatgaatgaataaacaaaatgtggtatatacctatacaacagaatattattcagccataaaaaggaatgaagcactgatgaTTGCAACATGGGTCAACCTTggaaacattatactaagtgaaagaagcctgtcacaaaagaccacatgttgtttgattccatttataggaaatgcccagaatagacaaatctatagaaatagaaagtagattagtggttaccagagactggggagagggaagattgGGAGTGAACGCTAATGGGAACAGGGTtcctttctggggtgatgaaaatgctctggaaTTAGGTAGTAGTGATAGTTGTATAACcttgtgaatatatataaatcaaggaactgtatactttaaaaggatgaatttgaTGGcgtgtaaattatatctcaaaaaggagtaaaaaaaactaatgttttttatctccattttatttaatttctacaaCTATTTCAAGCAGTGACTCTAATGTAAAAAAACTGAACCTTaccattttctttaaatgtaaatgattttattatatcttattatcattattatgataTCATGATTATTATGATAATACTGTGATATCACAATGTCATATATGATATGAGGTAAAGTAATAGTATATCTGCCATATCTCATGGAGTTTTCAGAAAAATTGAATAAACTTCTGATAAAACGTGAATACTATACAAATAAAAGGATAAATGCACATGCATCAGAGTTCATGAAGACCTGGACACAAGACTCAGTGCTGCAGTGCATTACCTTATGACCTTAATCTCCATaatcttggattaggcaatggttccTGACATGTGACAACTAAAGCCCAAATcaccaaaggaaaaacagataaattcaacttcatcaaaattagaaacttctgtGTGTCAAAGggtgaaaagaaagtgaaaaggaaaacacacagaATGGGGGAAAACGTTTACATATCATATGTCTGATAACTTCATTTGTTAAATAACATTACATAATCTATTGGGAGATTTAGACCTATATTAAGAGCTACTACTGTTAGGTTAATATTACTGATAATGACATAATTATACTGAGAGCAGGCAAGGATTTGGAAAAACTACTCTCTCACATACTATGAGAAATCTTCTGGATAGCATTTTGGCCTTGTTGGTGTACACGGGAATGACTCTGCGACCTTAAAACCCAGTAGACCCAGggattctacttctaggaatttattctaaagaACTAATTAAAGAGGTGCCTAAAGGATTATATGTAAGTACTTCCATCAAAATActgttcataatagcaaaaaagggaaacaactaaatgtttataaataatatGCCCATTAACTAAAAATGAGCTTgaagcaattaaaaaatgggctatGCAGCAACTTAAAATGATGTTTTAGAAGATTATTTACTagcacaaatttttttttgaaattcagttaagtgaaaaaaagttaCAGATGTGTATTCTGATGCCttcataaaatactgaaatatgttATAGCAATGCACAGATAGCAAAAAGTCTGGAAATCTGGAAACAGATAATCTAAATCTTTTACACTGtaggtaattttaattttct
The sequence above is drawn from the Tursiops truncatus isolate mTurTru1 chromosome 17, mTurTru1.mat.Y, whole genome shotgun sequence genome and encodes:
- the TPD52 gene encoding tumor protein D52 isoform X3 → MSATLRGAGPSWNASGLLRTDPVPEEGEDVVATISATETLSEEEREELRRELAKVEEEIQTLSQVLAAKEKHLTEIKRKLGINSLQELKQNIAKGWQDVTATSAYKKTSETLSQAGQKASAAFSSVGSVITKKLEDVKNSPTFKSFEEKVENLKCVRNYKMIL